Proteins encoded within one genomic window of Candidatus Binatia bacterium:
- a CDS encoding acyl-CoA dehydrogenase family protein has product MDFDFSPQEQKFASEVEQWLVENHDPVVMDPHRENFSQLADSPERRDFMKKLATKGWLGMSWPKEYGGKEIEGVYEFILNEALSRHAAPQIGKGVGIIGKTLIRHGSTYLKEEFLPKILSADVEFAVGYSEPQAGSDAGNMQLKAEKVGDGWILNGQKMWTTSAHFADWYWVGARTDPDKPKHQGISLFMIPMDNPGLEVQSLPTIGKDTTNQVFFTDVFVPDEYLVGERGRGFQMISEALDLERFTMFTLSPIADRTRVLVDWVKEAKRDDQPLKDDPNIRRRIANIVTDTAVAKGLSTRFVCAAKSGGKPPTIQSSQYKLFTTSLSQRVCREALDITGADGTIMEGQDEAPLRGRFEGAYRATVNETVGGGSSEIQKNIIARRELGLPKNF; this is encoded by the coding sequence GTGGACTTTGATTTTTCCCCCCAAGAGCAAAAATTCGCGAGCGAAGTCGAACAATGGCTGGTCGAAAACCACGACCCCGTGGTGATGGATCCACATCGCGAGAATTTCTCCCAGCTAGCCGACTCACCCGAACGACGAGACTTCATGAAAAAACTGGCCACCAAAGGGTGGTTGGGGATGTCCTGGCCCAAGGAGTATGGCGGCAAGGAAATTGAGGGCGTCTACGAGTTCATCCTGAACGAAGCTCTCTCGCGGCACGCGGCACCACAAATCGGCAAGGGCGTCGGCATCATCGGAAAGACCCTGATCCGGCATGGCAGTACCTACCTCAAAGAAGAGTTCCTGCCGAAAATCCTCTCGGCCGATGTTGAGTTCGCCGTCGGTTATTCGGAGCCCCAGGCGGGATCCGATGCCGGTAATATGCAGCTCAAAGCCGAGAAAGTCGGGGACGGCTGGATTCTGAACGGACAGAAGATGTGGACCACGTCGGCCCACTTCGCCGACTGGTATTGGGTGGGAGCCCGAACCGATCCGGACAAACCCAAGCACCAAGGTATCAGTTTGTTCATGATCCCGATGGACAACCCGGGACTCGAAGTCCAGAGCTTGCCGACCATCGGCAAGGACACGACCAATCAGGTTTTCTTCACCGACGTTTTCGTACCGGACGAGTATTTGGTCGGAGAACGTGGCCGTGGCTTCCAGATGATCTCCGAGGCTCTCGACCTTGAACGTTTCACCATGTTCACCCTCTCGCCAATCGCCGATCGCACTCGGGTTCTGGTCGATTGGGTCAAGGAGGCCAAGCGCGACGACCAGCCCCTCAAGGATGACCCGAATATTCGGCGACGGATTGCCAATATCGTCACCGATACGGCCGTAGCAAAGGGCTTGAGCACTCGTTTCGTGTGCGCGGCCAAGTCCGGCGGCAAACCCCCGACCATCCAGTCTTCGCAGTACAAATTATTCACCACCTCCCTCTCCCAGCGCGTCTGCCGCGAGGCTCTCGACATCACGGGCGCCGATGGCACCATCATGGAGGGACAGGACGAGGCACCCCTGCGCGGTCGGTTCGAGGGCGCCTATCGGGCCACCGTGAACGAAACCGTCGGTGGGGGTTCATCCGAGATTCAGAAAAACATCATCGCCAGGCGCGAACTCGGACTTCCGAAGAACTTCTAG
- a CDS encoding CCA tRNA nucleotidyltransferase produces the protein MQSGGEEKVPVSSGEVRKGAEEVCRRLHEAGYEALFAGGCVRDLGLGTDPVDFDIATSARPDDVAALFSRTVPVGARFGVTLVVTEKGAFEVTTFRSDGDYLDHRRPSQITYSDARGDAARRDFTINGMFLDPRTDEIIDYVGGQADLAAGLVRAIGDPEERFREDRLRMIRAVRFAAKLRSTIDPPTLAAVQAKAPKILDIAWERIGDELRKILADGEASRALALLSETGLLARILPEIEAMQGVAQSPDHHPEGDVFTHTRLCVAGLEEGHDEALRLAVLLHDVAKPLCAETDGDGRIRFYGHCERGGEMARKICERLRYSNAVRDKVSWLVTHHLRHLNARQMRLSTLKRFLAEPFFDDLLELIRIDTLAGSGNLDLWHFLKNQQREMSSAEVAPEPLVRGADLLALGYKAGPGMREILDATYDAQLEGVFLEAKSARAWVLQEFSLPKNAS, from the coding sequence ATGCAGTCGGGCGGCGAAGAGAAGGTTCCGGTTTCCTCCGGCGAAGTTCGCAAGGGAGCGGAAGAGGTGTGCCGTCGACTGCACGAGGCCGGCTACGAGGCTCTTTTTGCCGGCGGTTGTGTCCGTGATCTGGGCCTCGGCACCGATCCTGTCGATTTCGATATTGCGACCTCGGCCCGCCCCGATGATGTAGCGGCGCTTTTCTCGCGGACGGTTCCCGTGGGTGCGCGGTTTGGCGTCACGCTTGTCGTGACCGAAAAGGGCGCCTTTGAGGTCACCACTTTTCGCAGCGATGGGGATTATCTCGACCACCGACGGCCCAGCCAGATCACTTATTCCGACGCTCGCGGCGACGCTGCCCGACGGGATTTCACCATCAACGGGATGTTTCTCGATCCGCGGACCGATGAGATCATCGACTATGTAGGGGGGCAGGCCGACCTTGCGGCAGGACTCGTTCGCGCGATCGGGGATCCGGAGGAACGTTTCCGGGAGGACCGACTCCGCATGATTCGGGCGGTTCGCTTTGCTGCAAAATTGCGGTCCACCATCGACCCGCCCACGCTTGCGGCGGTACAAGCCAAAGCACCGAAAATCCTCGATATTGCCTGGGAGAGAATTGGCGACGAGTTACGCAAGATCCTGGCAGACGGAGAGGCCTCCAGAGCCTTGGCCCTGCTTTCCGAAACCGGCCTGCTCGCCCGGATTCTACCCGAAATCGAGGCGATGCAGGGTGTGGCTCAATCGCCTGATCATCACCCCGAGGGCGATGTGTTCACGCATACCCGCCTCTGCGTCGCGGGTCTCGAGGAGGGCCATGACGAGGCCCTTCGGCTGGCCGTTCTGCTGCACGACGTTGCCAAGCCGCTTTGTGCCGAAACCGACGGGGACGGACGCATCCGTTTTTACGGGCACTGCGAGCGTGGCGGCGAGATGGCGCGCAAAATCTGCGAGAGGCTTCGTTACAGCAACGCGGTTCGCGACAAGGTGAGCTGGCTGGTGACCCACCACCTGCGACATTTGAATGCGCGTCAGATGCGGCTTTCCACTCTGAAGAGATTCTTGGCCGAGCCGTTTTTTGACGATCTTCTGGAGTTGATCCGGATCGACACGCTCGCGGGTTCGGGCAATCTCGATCTATGGCATTTTCTCAAGAATCAACAGCGAGAGATGTCGAGCGCCGAGGTGGCCCCGGAGCCACTGGTGAGAGGGGCGGACCTGCTTGCCTTGGGGTACAAAGCCGGGCCGGGCATGCGAGAGATTCTCGATGCGACCTATGACGCGCAACTCGAAGGGGTGTTCCTGGAGGCGAAGAGCGCTCGTGCTTGGGTCTTGCAGGAGTTTTCGCTGCCGAAAAACGCATCTTGA
- a CDS encoding ATP-binding protein encodes MDSSEKAPASSDLTPVVSQGEEQFQRVFAEAPIGMALFDSEYRFVLVNRALAQMLDTTEEALMGASCESILQPDEAAGQRLLAERLLGREVQGYKVQRRYPSGSRPERFADVTVTRIDTEDGGVLGLEMIEDITEARRAKEQTRVHEAELAHATRLAMLGEMVAGIAHEVNQPLAAIVNYANGSTRRLQSGDVQDMRVIQDALSRIASEAMRASEIVRRLKSLARKESVQRERQPLEEIAERTLRLVESEVQAKDVTIVMDLAREIPPVLVDPIQIEQIVLNLVRNACEAMLEQSDPKRVTIRTFREGDESVAISVADNGPGLSPALLHRVFDAFFTTKRSGLGMGLSISRSIAESHHGRLWAEENAPQGTVFTLALPIFGGNEN; translated from the coding sequence GTGGATTCGTCCGAGAAAGCCCCAGCAAGCAGTGATTTGACCCCGGTAGTCTCCCAAGGTGAAGAGCAATTCCAGCGGGTTTTTGCCGAGGCTCCGATCGGGATGGCACTTTTCGATTCCGAGTATCGTTTCGTTCTCGTCAATCGTGCGCTGGCCCAAATGCTCGACACCACCGAAGAAGCTCTCATGGGAGCATCGTGCGAGAGTATTCTCCAGCCAGATGAGGCGGCAGGTCAGCGTTTGCTTGCCGAGAGGCTTCTGGGCCGTGAGGTGCAGGGATACAAGGTGCAACGCCGCTACCCGTCAGGCTCGCGGCCCGAGCGATTCGCCGATGTCACCGTCACGCGGATCGATACCGAGGATGGCGGCGTACTCGGGCTCGAGATGATCGAAGATATCACCGAGGCCCGGCGGGCCAAGGAGCAGACGAGAGTGCACGAGGCTGAACTGGCTCATGCGACTCGCCTGGCTATGCTGGGGGAGATGGTGGCCGGTATCGCCCATGAAGTAAACCAACCGCTCGCGGCAATCGTGAACTATGCCAATGGCTCGACGCGGCGTTTGCAATCAGGTGATGTGCAGGACATGCGCGTGATTCAGGACGCCCTCTCGCGCATCGCCTCGGAAGCCATGCGGGCCAGTGAAATTGTTCGTCGCCTGAAAAGCCTTGCGCGAAAGGAATCGGTCCAGCGCGAACGACAGCCGCTCGAGGAAATTGCCGAGAGGACTTTGCGTCTGGTCGAGTCGGAGGTGCAGGCCAAGGACGTGACGATTGTGATGGATCTGGCTCGCGAAATTCCGCCGGTGCTGGTGGACCCGATTCAGATCGAGCAAATAGTTTTGAATCTGGTCCGAAATGCCTGTGAGGCGATGCTCGAGCAATCCGACCCGAAACGGGTGACAATCCGAACTTTTCGTGAAGGAGACGAAAGCGTTGCGATCTCGGTTGCTGATAATGGCCCGGGTCTGAGCCCTGCACTCCTCCATCGCGTTTTTGATGCATTTTTCACAACGAAACGAAGTGGTCTGGGGATGGGCTTGTCGATCAGTCGATCGATTGCAGAGTCCCATCACGGGCGACTTTGGGCTGAAGAAAATGCGCCACAGGGAACCGTTTTCACCCTGGCGCTCCCCATCTTTGGAGGTAATGAAAATTGA
- a CDS encoding response regulator transcription factor — translation MSESSSVYVVDDDPAMRDSLKWLLESVDFQVHVFESATSFLEEYGGQRPACLVLDVRMPGMSGLDLQDELVRRGITIPMIMISAHGDVPVAVRALKTGAIDFIEKPFSDQLLLDRVRQALHNDQQASETDEVKETIRARKASLTPREKEVMELVVAGNPNKSVASHLGLSQKTVEIHRARVMSKMSAGSLAELVRDCLMLK, via the coding sequence TTGAGCGAATCTTCTTCTGTTTATGTGGTGGACGATGATCCAGCGATGCGTGATTCCCTGAAATGGCTCCTGGAGTCCGTTGATTTTCAGGTGCATGTTTTTGAGAGTGCGACGTCATTTCTGGAGGAGTACGGGGGGCAACGACCAGCTTGTCTGGTGCTGGACGTTCGGATGCCGGGGATGAGTGGACTTGATTTGCAGGACGAACTCGTTCGGCGCGGTATTACAATCCCCATGATCATGATCAGCGCGCATGGCGATGTGCCGGTGGCGGTGCGTGCGCTCAAAACGGGAGCTATCGATTTTATCGAGAAGCCATTCAGCGACCAATTGCTTTTGGATCGCGTCCGACAAGCTCTCCATAATGACCAGCAGGCCAGTGAAACCGATGAGGTCAAGGAAACGATCCGCGCTCGGAAGGCATCTTTGACGCCCCGGGAAAAAGAAGTGATGGAACTGGTTGTCGCTGGTAACCCCAACAAATCAGTTGCCTCTCACTTGGGGCTAAGCCAGAAGACAGTCGAAATTCACCGGGCCCGAGTCATGTCCAAGATGTCCGCAGGTTCCCTCGCCGAGTTGGTGCGTGACTGTTTGATGCTGAAATAA
- a CDS encoding Rrf2 family transcriptional regulator, translating to MSLMQVSRRVDYALRAAIHLARQEPEQPASVSEISEVEGIPKKFLEKILQDLIQDGVVVSRRGARGGYLLARSPDEVSFQEVMEAVEGPLALNVCIGENDQCSMSSSCGMRRIWAEGQRRLDDLFSATKLADLIISAHPAQISEQSSANL from the coding sequence ATGTCCTTGATGCAAGTGAGCAGACGCGTCGATTATGCCCTGCGTGCAGCCATTCACCTCGCTCGGCAAGAGCCGGAACAACCGGCCTCGGTTTCCGAGATCTCCGAGGTTGAAGGAATTCCGAAGAAATTTCTGGAAAAAATCCTCCAGGATTTGATTCAGGACGGTGTCGTTGTTTCGCGCCGCGGTGCGCGCGGGGGCTATCTGCTTGCTCGCAGTCCCGACGAGGTTTCCTTTCAGGAGGTGATGGAGGCTGTCGAGGGGCCACTCGCTCTGAATGTCTGCATCGGAGAAAATGATCAATGTTCCATGAGTTCCAGCTGCGGCATGCGCAGAATTTGGGCAGAGGGACAGCGACGCCTCGATGATCTATTCTCAGCTACCAAACTCGCGGATTTGATAATTTCAGCCCATCCGGCGCAGATTTCAGAGCAATCATCGGCAAACCTCTGA
- a CDS encoding 2Fe-2S iron-sulfur cluster-binding protein produces the protein MKHKVTFLKQNMTVVVDDADYPYSHDGKPGSILDIALQAGIDLEHNCGGNCACVTCHVIIRKGEENLSEMAEDEEDKLDEAPGLTPYSRLGCQAVVEGDVEIEIPEI, from the coding sequence ATGAAACATAAAGTAACCTTTCTCAAACAGAACATGACGGTCGTCGTTGATGACGCTGACTACCCCTATAGTCACGACGGAAAGCCGGGATCGATTCTTGATATTGCGCTGCAAGCCGGCATCGACCTTGAACATAATTGCGGCGGCAACTGCGCCTGCGTGACCTGCCACGTGATTATTCGGAAGGGCGAGGAGAACCTTTCCGAGATGGCCGAGGATGAAGAAGACAAACTGGACGAAGCCCCGGGGCTGACCCCCTATTCTCGACTCGGTTGTCAGGCCGTGGTCGAAGGCGACGTCGAAATCGAGATTCCGGAAATCTGA